The genomic window TGTTTCCTATTTTCACACGTTGATTGACAGAAATATTATACCATTTTTGTAAGAAGACATtatgcatatgtattttaaaCATTCTTTGGGGCTGATGCCCTGAATTCTAAGATTAAAAGAGATACAAGgaggtatttatttattaagttgGTGCAATGAGCATTTTCCATTTGAACCTGaaataaaaattgtcttaataattccacaaattttgagggaacatttttatttcaattatttgaataaatatttaaaactcaaaaCCCAAAAGTAGCAGAGCACACAAAATAATCAGTTGTTACAGACAATATTTAGTGTGTGAACCAGGAACCAGTATGCTTGCTGTTCAGTCTCCTAATAGCTGCCTTCATTTCCTGATTCCTCAGAGTATAAATAACTGGATTAAGGAGGGGGGTTATTATagaataaaacacagaaagaaacttATCTACAGAATAACTGTTGAATGGGAAAGCATAGATGAAGGTAGATGGACCAAAGAAGAGAGTGACCACAGTGATGTGAGCAGAGAGTGTGGACACGGCCTTGGAGGATGCACTGGAGGAGTGCTGCCAGATGGTGACCAGCATGACAACGTAGGATATGAGCAAGAGAATGAAGCAGATCAAGGACAAAAGTCCACTGTTTGCAATCACCAAGAGTTCTAGGATATAGGTCTCAGTGCAAGCCAGCTTTATTACCAAGGGAAGGTCACAAAAAATGCTGTCCACAATATTGGGACCACAGAAAGGTAAACCCACTGTGAAAACCATCTGGCTCGTGGTATGTATGAACCCAATTGCCCAGGAGAGCAGTAGAAACAGGATGAGCACCCTGCAACTCATGATGGTCTTGTAGTGTAAGGGTTTGCAAATGGCAACATACCTGTCGATGGCCATAGCTATCAGAAGAGACATCTCTCCACCCCCAAAGAAGTGCATAAAGAACATCTGGGCCATGCAGCCCCGCAAGGAGATGGTCTTGCGTTTTCTAAGGAAGTCTGCAATCACTTTGGGAGTTGCCACAGAGGAAAGACATAAatcaaaaaatgacaaatttgccagaaaaaaatacatgggagAGTGAAGATGGTTATCAAATATCACAGAAATCACAATGATGAGGTTTCCTACCACAATGGCTACatagacaataaagaaaattgcaaaaagGAATATTTGAATTTCTTGAGAACTGGAAAGTCCAAGCAAGATGAACTCAGAAACACTTGATCTGTTATTCAGGAGATCCATTCAACCATTTGCATGTGTTTGTCAAAAGTTgcctaaaagaggaaaaaaattagaactaaCAAGTCAGTGAACCTAGTCTTTAGTTATACATCCTATTCCCATTCAGAGAAACAACCTTTTTGACAATATCACTGCTTTGTAGATATTCCTTGGTATTTTGCAGTTGAAGATAATTCATAGGACCATAAGCCAGTAGaaattgttgtgagaattgagTGACCTAAATCAAATTTTTGTCTTGGTTAGTAGGGGCAACGTGAGTTAAACATTTgagaaacttttcttctttcattctcaGTTGCAGATCAGACTATGCACGAGTACTTAATTTATTAAAGTGATAGAGATGTTTTGAAAAGCATCACTGGAGGAGATTCTTATCTTTTGCAGATCTTAAAAAGTATATTTACTGACCCATTTTGTTGCATCTTCAGTACACAGTAAAATgttttccatattaaaaaaaaagtgatgaaatcACATAACGCGCATTATGCTTCATGAATAGAACTGATTAGAGACCGTAACCACATTGTTGCTACAAAGTTGAATGTAGAGATAGTTATATAGTTAACTGAGATCAAACCCAATTACTGAGGAAAGATTAAGGTTTAAGATTTGAATGACAGATTGGTTCTCAAGACTACAGATACTCATTGCACATATTGCCTAACTCCTCCATTTCTGTAATCAGACATACAACTGTATCCCATTTGTGCATTCTGATCTAAAAGTTGCAAAATTGGATCAAATGATCATTTTTGTGTGATATTTGTATTTAATTCTTATGTTTTCACATATAATAAGTATATAGAAATACCAAAATCACTGTTATTTATCCCATAAACTATGAGGCTTACCAATTTAGACTTGTCCAGCTTTTCTCCCATAAAAAGGTGTAATCATTAACCTTTGTGaaactaaactaaaaagaaattatgataTATTGCTGTAAAAGAGTAGTGTCTTTGGGTTAGCTACTTCTCTTTAGAGCTATGTTTTATCACAATGATTTTCTTTAAGGTTCATTTAACCTTTAACTTTGTCAAGGATGAAAATAAGTCATAGACATTGTGTTACTGACTGCGGGAGACTCAATCAAgccaaatgaaatttaaaagaaaatgcacatatttaaaagGAATATGTCAGTTCTCTATATAAATCCACTTCTTTCAATGCCTCCCGGTTTGGCTGATTTTAGCTCTATTTTTCAAGTCTTAATCCAGCCTTGTTGTTATTTTCCAGTCCTTTCCTTGCCTTTGTCACAGCCCAGACGCAGATCAAATGTCAATTATCAGAAGAGAACATAGGATATATGTGATTTGGAGGGTATAGTCTAACCTTTTAATCATACACCAGAAGTTTGGAAAATGTAGTGTATCTAATTAACCATAATGAACATTTAATTATATGCACTTTTCTCTGTATAGTTACTATCACGAAGACACACTTTTTATCATAAGTAGTCCATTCTCTAACCATAATTTTGACACCATCATTCAGTGTAGCAGAAAAACTTCCTTCTTTCACAATGCGACAGAACAGAAAATGGAAATCTTTGATATCTGTCAGTCATGGATGTGaatctttattccttctttgtgATATGTACTCTCACTGTAACAGTGATTTTACCCCAGCTATACCTGTTGAACCTTCTGTGATTCTTTGAAGTATGGAAAGAAGGAGATTTGCAGGTGCACTTGAATCTGGCAAAGACAGAGTCCTAGACAAGGTGATTTCTCTCAAGTTCTTTCCAGCTGAATGAGTGTTTAAATATTTGGCCATTTCAGACTATTGTCATAGGCAAATTAAATTCTCTCATAATTTCCTCTCCATAATTCTTAACAAGTGTAATGGTAGTATCCATATTTTGTGAGTGgtgatattttatgattttctaaGCCATGAATCAGGCATTTTATCCTTGAAGTATTATTATTTATCTCTCTTTGTAAATCATTCCATCTCTAAAAGCATTAGGCAACTTTCTCTATATTATGCAATAGTTGACAGAATAAAATCATTCATTCTGATCAATAGAGCCAAACAACTTAAACCTACTTGGATCCCTTTTCTCTAAGAATAATTCATTTGGCCTGGATTGTTGCATTATTATCTTAATTTCTGGTAAATATTGGCACggtgatttttgtatttttttctagttgtaaaaaaagcaaatttttccTAGTTTAATTTTCCCCTTTCCTGCTGTCCCctcagttattattttatttgtaatttttataaaaattacaaattataaatataaaaaattataaaatgataaaaatttgtaacattttataatttatggACACATTTAATGTTGTAAGTGAAAATACTACCATCAGTGTGGTACACAGGTGGAGTAACATATCAGGATTATGTAACCTACCAGTTTGCACTTGGACTTCGAAAGTAATGTCAATATGAAATCCTAGACACTTAATCTTCATCatccagtgattttattttctgctctGAGCTTCAGACGGAAGCAGTATATAAACGTATCCCCTTGATAGGaggcataaagaaaaaaagctcaTTTGATTGTTTTAGATTCCTCAGAGACTGGCAGTAAAAAAGCAATTGGGATTGTTAAAATAGACTTTGACATTACAGAAAATGAGATACTATTTTTCATCTATCAAAAGGACAATACTGTAAAGGCCTTAATCATTAATTAAGAGGGTATGGAAAGGTGTCACTAGAGGTGAATTATGGGATTTTTGTATGAAGTTTCTTCTTTGTTGTAGtttattttctacaatgaacattgATAACTGTCATATTCaggcaaaatataaatattcattctagattattttaattttaaatcattaCAAGTGAACTTTTTCTACATTGAAAGTCTAATTCTTTGGAATTTATTGATAAATGATATGAGATAAGTTTTTACTTAACTGTAATTGAATAATAATTAATTACACTAAAATTTGCAAGGTTTCCTTTATCATTTATTGAACTCTCAGATAGACAAGGTTCAGCTTCGGGTTTATccatgttttttcttgtttttctttttattttaagcaatAAATACCCTTTATTTTTCTATAGTCTTGTCATGTACATCAAGTAAAATAATGCTAAATTGGGAATGTCTAAATTCTCCCCAGGAGTGACTCCTGTATCTTATCTGGTGTCTGGTCTGCAAGCCAGTCAGGGGTGTGTTCAATGTGGCAGTCAGGGGACAAGCTCTAGGCCTCGGCTTGCCGCCAGCTGCTTGTGTTATGGGCCTTGagtttctcagctgtaaaatatgGAGGATGGACAAAATGAACGTTTTTCGTGCTCCAATCCATGGAGCACTGGAGATTCCTGAaggcattttattcttaaataaaggtcgtattggcttataacattgtataaatttcaggtgtacatcggtatatatcagtttctgtatagactgggtcatattcaccaccaatagtctagctgTCATCAGTCACTGCACATATGTGTCCTTttacccttttgccctccttccaCCCCCTTCCCTTTTAGTAACCATTAATCCGTTCTCCTTATTCATGAGTTCCTTTAACtcccatatatgagtgaaataatttagtgtttgtctctctgtctggcttaatttacataacataagaccctcaaggtccatccatgttgatgcaaatggtACAATTTGGTCTTTTTTGTgactgagtattattccattatgtatatctcatatcttcttcatccattcatctgttgatgggcacttgagtcacttgcaagtcttggctattgtgactactgctgtaatgaacatagagatgcataaatctctttggattactgatttcacattctttggataaacacccagtagtggaataaGTGGATCACACGGTATTtcgacttttaattttttcaggaatctccatactcttttccatagtggcttcactggtctgcattcccaccagcagtgtatgagggttcccttctcttcacatcctctctaacatttgttatttcttgtcttaattatagccattctgatgggtgtgataTGATATCTAATTGTACTTtcgatttacatttccctaagaattagtgatgttgagcaactgTCCACATGCctattgcccatctgtatatcttctctggaaaaatttctgttcatgtcctctgcccattttttgattgggttttgtgtttttttgtttataaattgtatgagttctttatatatttggaaattaactgtttgtcagatatatgatttgcaaatatttcctactcttagattgtctttttgttttgatgctagtttcctttgccttgcagaagctctttagtctgatgaagtcccacttgcttattttttctattgcttcccttgtatgagaggacatggtattcaaaaagaccTTTTTGAGctagatgtcaaagagtgtactacctacattttcttccagaatttttatggtttcaggtctgatcttcaaatccattttgagtttatttttgtatatggcatgagataatggaatactttcactcttttgaaaGTGAttatccagatttcccaacaccgtttattgaagagactatcttttctccactgtatgttcttggcacctttctCTAAGATTAGCTgcccacagatgtgtggttttatttctgggccttcatttccgttccattgatctgtgtgcctgtgtttgtaccagtaccatgatgttttgattacaatggctttgtagtacattttgaagtcagggatggtgatgcttccagctttgttttttttttctcaggattactttagctatttggggtctttggttgccccatatgaattttaggattttttgttctatttgtgtgaagaacgtcattgggattctgattgggattgcattgaatttggagattgctttgggtagtatggacattttaaccatgtttattattctgatccatgtacatggaatatctttccatttctttatgtcatcaaatACTCCTTTCAAtactgtcttatagttttcattgtataagtccttcaccagcttggttaaatttattcctagatattttattctttttattacaattgtaaatggtattgtgttcttgagttacctcctgtaagttcgttattagagtatagaaatgcaattttaTTGTATATCTCTGCCATGAGACAATGAGTactatgaggaaaaaaatgtgtcttATGTGCTTTTGCACCAAATTTATTTCCTGGCTCAGTGTCTGGTATTGTAGGTGCccagcaacaacaataaaaacatataatTGAACAATGAGGGAGAGGATGGCTACATATAAATGTAGTAAACTATTTAGTTTGTCACACATATTTGTACAAGTCCTAAGAGGAGAAAGGCATTTCTCATATTTTCTCTGAAGTACCAAAAGTCTGAATGAAATCATATTAAACTGTTCTTAGGGTGATGCTTCAACTTTTCTACAAATGAATAGGCTCCTAAGGAACCCTAGAATTGTGGAAGTAAAAAGTATTTTCTAGATCTAATTATCAGAAAATTCCTCTAGCAAgttattctttgtttaaaaacaactgtattattatttatttttatataaataatacagGCATATGAGCAAAGAATTGAAAGATTCAAAAAGGGCGTGAAGGAAATAAGTCTCCTTTGCTCTCTTGCTCCTCACGTGTCAGATTTCCCTCACCTGAAGCAACCCTTGTTATGGTTTTTGGACCTCCTTCAGGAGACGGTCTGCACACTTACATGAAAGGTAGCCACACTCTGCTGctcaccttgcttttttcactcaacaatatagCTTGGAGATATTACATAACATTACATATAGaactatttcatattttataaaattggaGGCATATTATTCCATCGTATGAAAAACATAGCTCATTTAACTATTCTCCCAATAGTGAGAACTGACGTTTTCTCAACATTTTGCTATTACAAGAATGCTGCATTCAATActcttgaacattttttattgaGTGATTCATGAATCAGATAGCATCCCATCCGACAAGAAGAAAGGAACTCCATATAGCTACAGAAAAGGAAAGGTTTTTAAAGGCAACAGtatagcagaaaaaaagaaattattagcaAAGAGTGCACTGTTTTAGGCAAGGTGGCCCTCCTTAGGGGAACAGAAGCGGTCTTTCACTAAATTTTCTGGTGCTGGCCAGGAAATTTCAGGACAACTGATTAAAGGTTACATTTCTGAGGGAGGTTGAAACGGTAATTAGGTTAGGTAGGAAGTCTTGGTTTACTGCTGAAGAACCTAAAATAAGTGTTTCCATTTTGGGGCCCTTGTCTCCTTTTTAACACCATTATAGGCTTAtcctgccttttccttttttgaatgtATTAGTGCTCTTTCCATGAGTTTAGAGTCTTTTCTGTATGTTATTTGTTTAaatctttttgttcattttccttttgggaTGTTGTTCTGTTGTCCTACTGTTTACAgagctttatatatattaaagaaacaaacattgtTTAACTGGCAAATAATTGAGAAGTCCTAAAGATAGAAGTATAGGATTGGTCAGTAAAAAAAAGTGACTTGGGTTAGTGAAAAGGGTAGTGGGtaggaaatttttgttttttaccatCAAAGGTAATATTCTCAGCAAATCACTCCTGATTCCCAAGCCTCGTTTTCTTCCCTCTGCAGAATCCAGTAGTTGAAATGATGAAGACACTTCAAAAATAGGATGGTCTTTCATTCAGGACCAAGATGGAAGTTCAAAACTAGACCAAGTTACTAATCCAAATCCTGAGTAAATATTTTTACTGATCTACAATTGCAGAACACCTccaatataaaaaaagaatacagcCTAAATCTAATCTCCATGGTCCTGGTTTTACCTCTTATTTTACTGTAAGCCCCAGACAACCCACCTCGCTTGCAAGGGTGGAATCCTTGGATATCTGGAGCTgtttgcaatgaaaagaaaatcagatctACATTCCAGATATGTATCTATATCAGTCCCTATATGCAGTCGTCTCTGACTTTTGGGTTTTGCGTGGCTATGGTACAAGATCATCTTCTGAAAGTGACAGAAGTGAGAATGCATGAATTtagatataatagaaaaaaaatctggttATGTTATGACTAAGCAGCTTGTATTAAACTAACTCATCTTcccaaaataactataaaatctggacaaaatatataaaacaactattttaaGGCAGTGGAGAGTAAACAACACAGGAAAGACTTCAGAGGCTACAATTCCAAGAAGGGAGGGTCAAGGAGATGAGGTCCACATTCACCTTGGTTGTGTTTCCCTGAGGGCATTTGACAATTCACTGGGTCAGGGAAGTATGGGCATGTGGAGGGACATGGGAAGGAATGGGGGTAGGCAGAATAAGTCTCAGCAAGAGCAGCAGTTTCACTGAACTGAGGAAATAAAGGATTTAGTGTTTGTGGCTGCCAAAGCAGTTGGGGTTTGAGAACCAAATCCTGAAGAGAGGAGGGCCACAGAGAAGTGAGGCTCAAAATATGATATGATATCTGTTCAAGGAATTTTTGGATTTCTAAGCCATTCATGTGCCAGATGAGATTTGAAGAAATCTAGCAGAAAGCAAAAACTGGGTGTCTGAAAAGCTGAACAGAGGTTTCAGGATTCACAGGGTTCAAGGAATACAGAAATAGGCAGTCAGGCCCATTAAGGGGTAGGGGACCTAAAGAATCCAGGCTTACAGTTGAGATCCCAGAAAGGCCATGTTC from Equus asinus isolate D_3611 breed Donkey chromosome 2, EquAss-T2T_v2, whole genome shotgun sequence includes these protein-coding regions:
- the LOC106833347 gene encoding olfactory receptor 4K13-like — translated: MDLLNNRSSVSEFILLGLSSSQEIQIFLFAIFFIVYVAIVVGNLIIVISVIFDNHLHSPMYFFLANLSFFDLCLSSVATPKVIADFLRKRKTISLRGCMAQMFFMHFFGGGEMSLLIAMAIDRYVAICKPLHYKTIMSCRVLILFLLLSWAIGFIHTTSQMVFTVGLPFCGPNIVDSIFCDLPLVIKLACTETYILELLVIANSGLLSLICFILLLISYVVMLVTIWQHSSSASSKAVSTLSAHITVVTLFFGPSTFIYAFPFNSYSVDKFLSVFYSIITPLLNPVIYTLRNQEMKAAIRRLNSKHTGSWFTH